A section of the Bryobacteraceae bacterium genome encodes:
- the aroC gene encoding chorismate synthase: protein MFRFETAGESHGECLVATLTGLPAGVPISVAEVNRQLWRRQQGYGRGGRMKIETDTAEIVSGVRHSQTTGAPIAVIIRNRDWANWTEALPVEAAPDSAGKQKPLKRPRPGHADLAGAIKYNFHDARYILERASARETAARVALGALARQYLRQFGIEILSHVIQVGAARLTRPVAWEELVALAQKEDVLLNCADPEAEARMKEVVDEAYRTGDTVGGVFEVRARGVPVGLGSHITWDSRLDGRLAQAILSIQAVKGVMIGEAELAAEEFGSRVQDTIHYDREQRRFTRGANQAGGLEGGITNGEDIVVRGYLKPISTLRRPLESVDLDTREPALAAYERSDVCVVPAAGVIGEAMVALVLAGAMVEKFGGDSLAEARRNFDGYIQQVREF, encoded by the coding sequence ATGTTCCGATTCGAAACCGCCGGCGAGAGCCACGGCGAGTGTCTCGTCGCCACGCTCACCGGCCTGCCTGCGGGCGTCCCCATCTCGGTCGCTGAGGTCAACCGCCAGCTCTGGCGCCGTCAGCAGGGCTATGGCCGCGGCGGGCGGATGAAGATCGAGACGGACACCGCCGAAATCGTCAGCGGAGTGCGCCATTCGCAGACCACCGGCGCGCCCATCGCGGTGATCATCCGCAACCGCGACTGGGCCAACTGGACCGAAGCCCTCCCGGTGGAGGCCGCACCGGACAGCGCCGGGAAACAGAAACCGCTCAAACGGCCCCGGCCCGGCCACGCCGACCTGGCCGGCGCCATCAAATACAACTTCCACGACGCCCGATACATCCTCGAGCGCGCCTCTGCGCGCGAGACCGCCGCCCGCGTCGCCCTAGGCGCACTGGCCAGGCAGTATCTGCGGCAGTTCGGCATCGAGATCCTCAGCCATGTGATCCAGGTCGGGGCAGCCAGGCTCACGCGTCCGGTCGCCTGGGAGGAGCTCGTGGCGCTGGCGCAGAAAGAGGATGTCCTGCTGAACTGCGCCGACCCGGAAGCCGAAGCCCGCATGAAAGAGGTCGTCGACGAGGCCTACCGCACCGGCGATACCGTTGGCGGGGTCTTCGAGGTCCGCGCCCGCGGCGTGCCCGTCGGCCTGGGGTCCCACATCACCTGGGACTCGCGGCTTGACGGCCGGCTGGCGCAGGCGATCCTCTCCATCCAGGCGGTGAAGGGCGTCATGATCGGCGAAGCGGAGCTGGCCGCCGAAGAGTTCGGCTCGCGCGTCCAGGACACCATCCACTATGACCGCGAGCAGCGCCGTTTCACCCGCGGCGCCAACCAGGCGGGCGGGCTGGAAGGCGGCATCACCAACGGCGAGGACATCGTCGTCCGCGGCTACCTCAAGCCGATTTCCACGCTGCGCCGTCCGCTCGAAAGCGTCGACCTCGACACTCGCGAGCCGGCCCTGGCCGCCTACGAGCGCAGCGACGTCTGCGTGGTGCCCGCCGCCGGCGTCATCGGCGAGGCGATGGTGGCGCTCGTGCTGGCCGGCGCCATGGTGGAGAAGTTCGGCGGCGATTCGCTCGCGGAGGCGCGTCGAAATTTCGACGGCTACATCCAACAGGTGAGGGAGTTCTGA
- the def gene encoding peptide deformylase — protein sequence MILRIRKYGDPVLETPAEPVTEFNGELRQLADDMFETMYANKGIGLAAPQVGVLRRLAVLDPSAGEDPAAKLVLVNPVILVKEGVQIGEEGCLSIPGFREDVKRAYRVRVRAQDLDGNPFETEGEELLARAIQHEIDHLDGILFLQHLSLLKRDLIKRKIRKLVKAGEWD from the coding sequence ATGATTCTGCGCATCCGCAAGTATGGCGATCCGGTGTTGGAGACCCCGGCCGAACCGGTGACCGAGTTCAATGGCGAGCTGCGCCAACTGGCCGACGACATGTTCGAGACGATGTACGCGAACAAGGGCATCGGCCTGGCTGCCCCGCAGGTGGGCGTCTTGCGCCGTCTGGCCGTGCTCGATCCCAGCGCCGGCGAGGATCCGGCGGCAAAGCTGGTGCTTGTCAACCCGGTGATCCTCGTCAAGGAGGGCGTCCAGATCGGCGAAGAGGGCTGCCTGTCGATCCCCGGCTTCCGCGAGGACGTCAAGCGGGCCTACCGCGTCCGGGTGCGCGCGCAGGACCTCGATGGCAACCCGTTTGAGACCGAGGGTGAAGAGCTGCTGGCCCGGGCCATCCAGCACGAAATCGACCACCTGGACGGAATCCTCTTCCTCCAGCACCTGAGCCTGCTCAAGCGGGACCTGATCAAGCGCAAGATCCGCAAGCTGGTCAAGGCCGGCGAATGGGACTGA